A part of Candidatus Deferrimicrobium borealis genomic DNA contains:
- a CDS encoding ABC transporter permease, with protein MDFLVSSFADALSLIGSFSPDVVDAVRTSLSVAAGATVFAALFGIPVGLAVGLTNSRWKGFVVIALNTLMAAPTVVVGLLVYGFLSRQGPLGALGLLFTPTAIVIGGTLLASPIVANYTLASVQGADPRILPTALTLGAGPVRAAATLVGEIRFGVFAAVIAGFGRVVAEVGVAMMLGGNIRGYTRTMTTAIALETSKGEFSFGMALGIVLMTVALIVNLFLSFLQRR; from the coding sequence TTGGATTTCCTGGTCTCCTCCTTCGCCGATGCCCTGAGCCTGATCGGGTCGTTCTCCCCCGACGTGGTCGACGCGGTCCGCACTTCCCTGTCGGTCGCCGCGGGGGCGACCGTCTTCGCCGCGCTCTTCGGCATCCCGGTGGGACTTGCCGTCGGGCTCACCAACTCCCGGTGGAAAGGGTTCGTCGTGATCGCGCTGAACACCCTCATGGCCGCCCCCACGGTGGTGGTTGGGCTCCTCGTCTACGGGTTCCTGAGCCGGCAAGGTCCGCTGGGGGCGCTGGGGCTGCTCTTCACCCCCACGGCGATCGTGATCGGAGGGACGCTGCTCGCCTCCCCGATCGTGGCGAACTACACCCTCGCGTCAGTGCAGGGCGCGGACCCGCGGATCCTCCCCACGGCCCTCACGCTGGGTGCCGGGCCGGTCCGTGCCGCCGCGACGCTGGTCGGCGAGATCCGGTTCGGGGTGTTCGCCGCCGTGATCGCCGGCTTCGGGCGGGTCGTCGCCGAGGTCGGCGTCGCGATGATGCTCGGCGGGAACATCCGCGGGTACACCCGGACGATGACGACCGCCATCGCCTTGGAGACGAGCAAGGGGGAGTTCTCCTTCGGGATGGCGCTCGGGATCGTCCTCATGACCGTCGCGCTGATCGTCAACCTGTTCCTGAGTTTCCTCCAGCGGAGGTAG
- a CDS encoding TOBE domain-containing protein, with the protein MATLSMRRADQTPIGGNRIDLLEAIDRCGSISGAAREVGLSYKTAWDAVDAMNNAAEKALVLRGAGGAGGGGTILTEHGKDTVGLYRVLEGEHQRFIGRLEGRLGDVGRLYSLLRRVSMRVSARNVFHGKVKEVRKGVVSTEVTLGMKGGETLCSVITNESAEVLGLKPGVEAYAFFKASVVILGKDLHNAKVSARNVLCGTVTRVVHGPVNAEVSVSLKGGTVLTAIVTEESAKSLKLTTGDHVCGLVKASDVLLGIDA; encoded by the coding sequence GTGGCGACCCTCTCCATGCGACGGGCGGACCAGACGCCAATCGGTGGAAACCGGATCGACCTGCTGGAGGCGATCGACCGGTGCGGCTCGATCAGCGGGGCGGCCCGGGAGGTCGGGCTCAGCTACAAGACCGCGTGGGACGCGGTCGACGCGATGAACAACGCCGCGGAAAAAGCGCTCGTCCTCCGGGGTGCGGGGGGCGCAGGCGGCGGTGGTACGATACTCACGGAACACGGCAAGGATACGGTCGGGCTGTACCGCGTCCTGGAAGGCGAGCATCAAAGGTTCATCGGGCGCCTCGAGGGGCGTCTCGGGGACGTGGGTCGCCTCTACTCCCTGCTTCGGAGGGTCTCCATGCGAGTCAGCGCGCGGAACGTGTTTCATGGCAAGGTGAAAGAGGTACGGAAGGGGGTCGTCAGCACGGAGGTCACTCTCGGGATGAAGGGAGGGGAGACCCTCTGCTCGGTCATCACGAACGAGAGCGCCGAAGTCCTTGGGCTCAAGCCCGGGGTGGAGGCGTACGCCTTCTTCAAGGCGAGCGTCGTGATCCTCGGGAAGGATCTCCACAACGCGAAGGTCAGCGCGCGGAACGTGCTGTGCGGGACGGTGACCCGGGTCGTGCACGGGCCGGTGAACGCCGAGGTGTCGGTGTCCCTGAAGGGGGGGACGGTGCTCACGGCGATCGTGACCGAGGAGAGCGCGAAATCCCTGAAACTCACGACCGGCGACCACGTTTGCGGGCTGGTCAAGGCTTCCGACGTACTCCTGGGCATCGATGCCTGA
- a CDS encoding substrate-binding domain-containing protein translates to MLLVLLGLALPVRAEERLRMSTTTSTENSGLLSVLLPPFEKKFGCKVDVVAVGTGKALKLGEAGDVDVVFVHARTLEDKFVASGFGVDRRDVMYNDFVVVGPPDDPAGVGKTHNAPEAFRAISVKGSPFISRGDESGTHQKEKEIWASAGIVPKGAWYVEAGQGMGEVLTMAAQKRGYALADRGTYIAFRKKTDLVVLRQGDTNLWNPYGIIAVNPVKFPHAKYDLALKLIDFVTGPEGRSLIAGFQVDGEQLFFVHGEGKKN, encoded by the coding sequence ATGTTGCTCGTTCTCCTCGGGCTGGCGTTGCCGGTCCGGGCGGAGGAGCGGCTCCGGATGTCCACGACGACCTCCACGGAGAACTCCGGCCTGCTCTCCGTGCTGCTCCCCCCCTTCGAGAAGAAGTTCGGCTGCAAGGTCGACGTGGTCGCCGTCGGAACCGGGAAGGCGCTGAAGCTGGGGGAGGCGGGCGACGTGGACGTCGTGTTCGTCCACGCGCGGACCCTCGAGGACAAGTTCGTGGCGTCGGGATTCGGGGTCGACCGCCGGGACGTGATGTACAACGACTTCGTCGTCGTGGGGCCGCCGGACGACCCCGCGGGCGTCGGGAAGACGCATAACGCGCCGGAGGCGTTCCGGGCGATTTCGGTGAAGGGGAGCCCGTTCATCTCCCGCGGCGACGAATCGGGAACCCACCAGAAGGAGAAGGAGATCTGGGCGTCCGCCGGGATCGTCCCGAAGGGCGCCTGGTACGTCGAGGCGGGGCAGGGGATGGGGGAGGTCCTCACGATGGCCGCCCAGAAGCGCGGGTACGCGCTCGCCGACCGCGGCACGTACATCGCGTTCCGCAAAAAAACCGACCTCGTCGTGCTCCGGCAGGGGGATACCAACCTGTGGAACCCGTACGGGATCATCGCCGTCAACCCGGTGAAGTTCCCCCATGCAAAATACGACCTCGCGCTGAAGCTCATCGATTTCGTCACGGGGCCGGAGGGGCGATCCCTCATCGCGGGGTTCCAGGTGGACGGCGAGCAGCTGTTTTTCGTCCACGGGGAGGGGAAGAAAAATTAA